A segment of the Kwoniella shivajii chromosome 2, complete sequence genome:
TACCGCCGGAATGTATGATTATCGTCGATGTCGGTTACTCCTATACTCATGTGATACCGTTGAGAGATGGTCAAATAATATGGGAACATGTCAAACGGTATGTCTTATGTTGATCAAATTGTGGTCATGGGACGAAACTGATGAATCTCTAATGCAGAATTGATGTGGGAGGTAAATTGTTGACGAATCATCTGAAACATCTCATATCGTTCAGACAATGGAATATGATTGATCAGACTCATATAGTCAACGATGTAAGAGAAGCCTGTGGATATGTTAGTATGGACTGGAAGAGGGATTTGGAAGTATGCAAGTGAGTATTATCGGTATACATTCACAGAACGAACCGCTAAATCAACTATCTCATGATAGACAAAACCCAAAGAAAAATCCTATAGTACAAGAATACGTCTTACCTGATTTCTCAGCTCGTTCAATTGCGCGTACAGGATATATACGCTCAGGACCAAATGCCACCCCTCTGGAGGATGACGTtgtggaagaaaaggtaaatggacatggacatgggAAGAAAAAACATcaagacgacgaagaagaagaacaggtTTTATGGATGGGTAACGAAAGATTTGCTGGGCCAGAACTACTTTTTAATCCTTCCGATATCGGTGAGTATATCCCCCAACCTCTACATGAACCTCAACACAGGAATCCTGATCTGATCTCAAATGAAATAGGATTGAACCAATCTGGATTACCCGAAACGATATTACATGTGATATCTATGATGCCCGAAGAATTGAGGGGCATGTATTGGGCTCATATTGGTATTTTTGGTGGATTGGGGAATATAGAAGCTTTAGGAGAAAGACTGTAAGTCACCGACGTACAACAAAGAGATAGCTCAGCTGACATATAAACACAGAGAGCGGGATCTACAAGCTCTGTGCCCTGTGGATTATGAAATTGGTATATATGAGGCATTCGAGTGAGTTCCACTTCCTCGCTATCTGCTCTTCCTCCCTTTTACATGGCTGCTGACCTATTCATCACAGTCCCGCATCACCACCATATGTCGCAGCGACATCTTTGACCACATCAGAGATATATCTATCTACGTATCCAGTGACAAGAGCGGAATATCAAGAACACGGTTCGTCTATCTGTCGTCGCAGATTCGGTGGTCCAGCGTATAGTGTAAACCCACCTGGATTTACGAGTGGTGAAATGGGAGGAGAGatcgacgaagatgaaagagaacgaaGGTATGCTATGGGATTAGAGAGTAAGAAAGgcaaagggaagaaaaggaaagaagaagaagaggtcatcAGTGGTAATTGGGGTGGAAGGCGTAGGAGACAAGGTGGTTTGTTGTAAAAATTTTGCATATGCATTAAGATCGTGCTTGATCGCCATGTTGCAGTCATCCGTTTAGTAGGTTCAGAatgttgagattgacgtGGTTATGAACGAGCGATTCACAATTGTTGGCTACTTTTGCCTCGTTACCTATTGCGGATTTTCATTTAATCACCTATCTGACCCTGAAATGGAAGTTATGATGGAATATCAGGCTCACTTTACTCATTATGACGATCACGTATACCCCGCTTGCTTGCTTTACATTCAATCCCAGGTATAAAGTAAGGGTGCCAACGCGACAAACTTGACTCCTTGCTATTCATCGTTTTCTCTCTGCTTTCCTTTCAACAAGCATCTGTCAACCGCAGAACATTACTGTTATCATTAGTGAGTACAGCTCACCGGCGAATGACTTTCATGTCTGAACACAGCTGACCTCTCATTCCCGCAACAGCACATCATGTCGCAACGAATTCATCTTAACCCGAATGCCCAAAGACAACAACCCATGATGGGGATGCAAGGAGGTGGATATACACCTGATCCAATCTCAAGACCATCTCCAGCAAACGTAGGAGGAAGTGATGACTTCTTGGGAAAAGTTCAAGCTTATAGTAGTAAAATTGAGGATCTGATTGAAGCTTATACCCAGGTGAGTGGGTCCGTTAAACGAATCCTAATCAACAACGAAAGATGCTAATACGACGAATCTACTAGCCAATTAGACCTTATGTACCCGCCATGGCTCGATTCTTGATCGTTGTCACTTTCCTTGAAGGTACGTCCCGTTCGTTTCCAATCCTAGTAGCAATAGAGTACTAATTGTGGACTACCTGATAGACGCCATTCGAATCTTGACTCAATGGTCTGACCAACTTTGGTATCTCCAAAAGTGAGCTTTCCACAGCTGCTATTGACATAGATACGCAGGAGGAGAAAGCTGACAGATCCTACGCGACGTATAGACATCGAAAATTCCCATGGGGTCTATCTCACCTGTTCTTACTTATCAACGTCTTTGTGAGCATTCGCTTCCATTGAATTCACCACCCTTGCACGCAATGATGACTGACGGTCTTCCTCCATCATGTGTAGGCAATGTTGGCTGGATCAACAGGTGTAATCGCTAAACGGTACCCTGACTATTCGGTATTCTGTTTACTCGGTGTTGTAGTTGCACAAGGTAAGTTTTCGCGTCAGCCTTTCAGCAATACATAATCCCGTTAGCAATAACTTTTCAAGCTGATTGTGCACGCCGGGTGTGATTTTAGGTCTCGGCTATGGACTGctctttgatctttcattcttccttcgGAATTTATCTGTAATCGGTGGTCTACTGATGGTCCTCTCTGATTCTTTACAAAATAAGAAGAAATTATTTGCTGGAATCCCTTCTTTAAGCGAAACTGACAGACGAAAGTAGTACGTTTGGACCTATCTTTTCTTGAAATTCCCAATTTAGAAAGTGATCACGGCAAGCTGATGTGCATCGGTTCTCCTCATTCCCTTCCTGCAGCTTCCAACTTGCTGGACGAATCCTActcattttccttttcatgGGATTCATTTTCCAAGGATCATGGTCATTCGCCAGAGTACTAGTTTCAGTCGTGGGATTAGGAGCTTGTGTCATGGTAGCTGTAGGATTCAAAGCTAAATGGAGTGC
Coding sequences within it:
- a CDS encoding actin-like protein ARP6 gives rise to the protein MTALPIVILDNGAYDIKAGISGIDWEPRIFPNSIVRSRTEKKVYVSDEIDNCRDTSGVVYRRPFERGMLVNWDAEKIVWDKLFSPSGLNVNTAESSLLVTEPYFNLPNIAETYDQMVFEEWEFQSYFRCTPAALIPYGGLFENDSGIPPECMIIVDVGYSYTHVIPLRDGQIIWEHVKRIDVGGKLLTNHLKHLISFRQWNMIDQTHIVNDVREACGYVSMDWKRDLEVCKQNPKKNPIVQEYVLPDFSARSIARTGYIRSGPNATPLEDDVVEEKVNGHGHGKKKHQDDEEEEQVLWMGNERFAGPELLFNPSDIGLNQSGLPETILHVISMMPEELRGMYWAHIGIFGGLGNIEALGERLERDLQALCPVDYEIGIYEAFDPASPPYVAATSLTTSEIYLSTYPVTRAEYQEHGSSICRRRFGGPAYSVNPPGFTSGEMGGEIDEDERERRYAMGLESKKGKGKKRKEEEEVISGNWGGRRRRQGGLL